A single Anatilimnocola floriformis DNA region contains:
- a CDS encoding DUF1559 family PulG-like putative transporter → MTFLPQSGPNSTGRRAFTLVELLVVIAIIGVLVALLLPAVQAARESARRTQCVNHLKQMALGVQNHESTHRILPSAGGLAWDYHMTYLQGIPAVAPKQHGGWGFQLLPYIEQQALWEGNGQSADLEKSVQAIGAPIKLYFCPSRRPPEVLSTTDWYNYLPDETSGNAGRSTPHAKNDYAAASLETGSGDDQYGVGAITQLYPRRLADITDGTSSTIVFSEKRMNVQLLKQFQGNDNEGYSSGWDHDVMRQADRVPLPDFRHVSDNGDPRFGSSHPGGINIALVDGSVRLLPYSVDATIFRNLGRRADGEPVN, encoded by the coding sequence ATGACATTTCTTCCCCAATCTGGTCCGAACAGCACGGGCCGGCGAGCGTTTACGCTCGTGGAACTGCTCGTGGTAATTGCCATCATCGGCGTGCTCGTGGCGCTGCTCTTGCCCGCAGTGCAGGCGGCCCGCGAGTCGGCGCGCCGCACGCAATGTGTGAATCACCTCAAGCAAATGGCGCTGGGGGTGCAAAACCATGAGAGCACGCACAGGATCCTGCCGTCGGCTGGTGGCTTGGCCTGGGATTATCACATGACCTACCTCCAGGGCATTCCGGCAGTCGCCCCGAAACAGCATGGCGGCTGGGGCTTTCAGTTGCTCCCTTACATTGAGCAGCAAGCCTTGTGGGAAGGGAATGGCCAAAGTGCGGACCTGGAAAAATCTGTCCAAGCCATCGGAGCGCCAATCAAGCTGTACTTTTGCCCTTCGCGTCGGCCACCAGAAGTGTTGTCGACGACTGATTGGTACAACTATTTGCCGGACGAGACCTCGGGTAACGCAGGACGTTCGACTCCGCACGCCAAAAATGACTACGCTGCGGCTTCGCTAGAAACGGGCAGCGGCGATGATCAATACGGCGTGGGGGCGATCACGCAGTTGTATCCGCGGCGGCTGGCCGACATCACCGATGGCACTAGCTCGACGATAGTCTTCAGCGAGAAGCGAATGAATGTGCAACTCCTCAAGCAATTTCAAGGCAATGACAACGAGGGTTACAGCAGCGGCTGGGATCACGATGTCATGCGTCAGGCCGATCGCGTTCCACTTCCCGACTTCCGGCATGTTTCCGATAACGGTGATCCCCGCTTCGGCTCGTCGCATCCGGGCGGAATCAATATCGCGCTGGTGGACGGCTCGGTTCGCTTGTTGCCCTATTCGGTCGACGCCACCATCTTTCGCAATCTAGGCCGCCGCGCCGATGGCGAACCTGTTAATTAG
- a CDS encoding HXXEE domain-containing protein: protein MEDWQWPAAAVTTAVFLLAVLPLWAWHASLGLVLVFVQLPAYMLHQWEEHRGDHFRLYFNRTIGGGREALTPAATFWINSLGVWCVDLLALYLAWIWLPAAGMLAAYLTLFNALVHFGAAIARREYNPGLFTAAVLFVPLGGWCVVELNKQATLLDHAVALGVAIGLHAIIIAYIAARLSRLRRGESAS, encoded by the coding sequence GTGGAAGATTGGCAGTGGCCTGCCGCTGCCGTCACGACGGCGGTGTTTTTGCTCGCCGTGCTACCGCTCTGGGCCTGGCATGCGAGTCTGGGACTTGTGCTGGTGTTTGTGCAGCTTCCTGCTTACATGCTGCACCAATGGGAAGAACATCGCGGCGACCACTTTCGGTTGTATTTCAACCGCACCATCGGCGGCGGCCGTGAAGCTCTCACGCCGGCTGCAACTTTCTGGATCAACTCACTGGGCGTGTGGTGCGTCGATCTGCTCGCCCTCTATCTCGCCTGGATCTGGTTGCCAGCCGCGGGCATGCTCGCTGCCTATCTGACTCTCTTCAATGCGTTGGTTCACTTCGGCGCTGCGATCGCGCGACGAGAATACAATCCTGGTTTGTTCACGGCTGCCGTACTCTTCGTGCCGCTGGGTGGTTGGTGCGTCGTGGAACTGAATAAACAAGCCACGCTGCTCGATCATGCGGTTGCGCTGGGCGTCGCCATCGGTTTGCACGCGATCATCATTGCTTACATCGCCGCCCGGCTCAGCCGTTTGCGGCGCGGTGAATCAGCTTCGTAA
- a CDS encoding MFS transporter: MAKVESRASDMNPAKTQKQAAKSLHEPADNSRGRIMALAAALLGWMFDGAEMGIFSLVGRGAIQDLLKTQDEGLVGLWYTVIVASFLVGAATGGVVFGWLGDRIGRVRAMTLSVLTYALFTGLGGFAAEAWQVGVLRFIAALGMGGEWSLGVALVMEVWPNKSRAFMAGLIGAAANFGYLLVGALGLVMLQTLSTLDNLMHSIGVPNATADWLIAHKGWRLMMISGTLPAVLTFLIRVFVPESEKWEHEQKKGTTNHWASQDLLAVLIGLSGPALIVYLWAADATRWPGAETDLFRHSWPLRVAGTLVGLSIALVGYTYPVIRYFQRQASAGGQVPAWRGTLSRMLLGACLSGVALLGTWGATQSAPSWVDKLNDAEFKQAQNELIAAGQKEAATKLVRPAAREWTLIWLSVGAIVGTLAAAAVGDWIGRRPAYFLLCLLSMVTAWALYLLNDHYGPVLLFWTFIVGAMSASFYGWLPLYLPELFGTSVRATGQGFSFNFGRILAAIGVLQMGSLLKIFHEPVVLGGLTIPAGFPLACSAICLVYLVGMVIIWFAPETKGQPLPD, encoded by the coding sequence ATGGCCAAAGTCGAATCCCGCGCTAGCGACATGAATCCCGCCAAAACGCAAAAGCAGGCTGCCAAATCGCTGCACGAACCGGCGGATAACTCGCGCGGCCGAATCATGGCCCTCGCGGCGGCGCTGCTCGGCTGGATGTTCGATGGGGCCGAGATGGGGATCTTCAGCCTGGTAGGACGCGGGGCGATTCAGGACCTGCTGAAGACTCAAGACGAGGGCCTGGTCGGTCTGTGGTACACGGTGATCGTGGCCTCGTTTCTGGTCGGCGCTGCGACCGGCGGTGTTGTCTTCGGTTGGCTGGGCGACCGCATTGGTCGCGTGCGAGCGATGACCCTCAGTGTGCTCACGTACGCACTCTTCACGGGGCTCGGCGGGTTTGCTGCCGAAGCCTGGCAGGTGGGCGTGTTGCGTTTCATCGCGGCGCTCGGCATGGGTGGTGAATGGTCGCTCGGCGTGGCGCTGGTGATGGAAGTCTGGCCGAACAAGTCGCGAGCATTCATGGCTGGTTTGATCGGCGCGGCGGCGAATTTTGGCTACTTGCTGGTCGGCGCGCTGGGGCTGGTGATGCTGCAGACGCTGAGCACGCTGGATAACTTGATGCACAGCATCGGCGTTCCCAATGCGACGGCCGATTGGCTTATCGCTCACAAAGGCTGGCGACTGATGATGATTAGCGGCACGCTGCCAGCCGTGCTGACGTTTTTGATTCGTGTGTTTGTGCCCGAATCGGAAAAATGGGAGCACGAGCAGAAAAAGGGAACCACCAACCATTGGGCTTCGCAGGATCTGCTGGCCGTGCTCATCGGCCTGTCTGGCCCCGCGCTCATCGTTTATCTGTGGGCTGCCGACGCCACACGCTGGCCGGGGGCTGAAACCGATTTATTCCGCCACAGTTGGCCGCTGCGCGTCGCCGGTACGCTGGTCGGCTTGTCGATTGCTTTGGTCGGTTACACTTATCCGGTCATTCGTTACTTTCAGCGACAAGCTAGCGCCGGGGGACAAGTTCCCGCCTGGCGCGGCACGTTGTCGCGCATGTTGCTCGGCGCTTGCCTCAGCGGCGTGGCTCTGCTGGGCACCTGGGGTGCCACGCAATCGGCGCCGAGTTGGGTCGACAAGCTCAACGATGCCGAGTTCAAGCAGGCCCAGAACGAACTCATCGCCGCTGGCCAGAAAGAAGCCGCCACAAAATTGGTTCGGCCCGCGGCTCGCGAATGGACACTCATTTGGCTATCGGTCGGTGCGATCGTCGGCACCCTCGCCGCAGCCGCTGTTGGCGATTGGATTGGCCGTCGCCCGGCGTATTTCCTGCTTTGCCTGCTGTCGATGGTCACGGCCTGGGCGCTGTATCTGCTGAACGACCACTATGGGCCGGTGCTTCTCTTCTGGACTTTTATCGTCGGCGCCATGAGCGCTTCCTTCTACGGCTGGCTGCCGCTGTACTTGCCCGAGTTGTTCGGCACGAGCGTGCGCGCGACGGGGCAAGGATTCAGCTTCAACTTCGGCCGCATCCTCGCGGCGATCGGTGTGCTGCAGATGGGCAGCCTGCTGAAGATCTTCCACGAGCCCGTGGTGCTCGGCGGCCTGACGATTCCGGCCGGCTTTCCGCTCGCCTGCTCGGCAATCTGTCTCGTCTATCTGGTGGGCATGGTCATCATCTGGTTTGCCCCAGAGACCAAAGGCCAGCCGCTGCCAGACTAG
- the lpxK gene encoding tetraacyldisaccharide 4'-kinase, translated as MALVSAETFRDIVSGRRRGFLPAALRSLLATAEPIYGAVVARKNRRYDNGGLPITRVDAPVISVGNLTVGGTGKTPLVIWLAKWFCQRGVKVTLISRGYGQKQGPNDEAREIAANLPDVPQLQNPDRVAAARQAIREHQTQVLLLDDAFQHRRIARDLDIVLIDALEPFGYGRLLPRGLLREPIANLARAHVVALSRADAVSAERREELRAVVAKYAPQAIWLELAHQPVALLDHAGHSEPLAKWQGQRLAAFAGIGNPAGFEHTLRQCGLQIAAFRALADHQAYSPAIIASLEIWLRAENAAAAVCTHKDLVKIPQATLGNVPLLALQIALAVTRGEDELNSLLTKLIHRAANG; from the coding sequence ATGGCGCTGGTTTCGGCCGAAACGTTTCGCGACATCGTCAGTGGTCGGCGGCGGGGATTTCTACCCGCCGCCCTGCGCAGTTTGCTGGCGACGGCTGAACCAATTTACGGCGCGGTTGTTGCGCGAAAGAATCGCCGCTACGACAACGGCGGCCTGCCGATCACACGCGTTGATGCTCCGGTCATCAGTGTGGGCAATCTTACGGTCGGCGGTACCGGCAAAACGCCGTTGGTCATCTGGCTGGCAAAATGGTTCTGCCAGCGCGGCGTGAAAGTCACGCTTATCAGTCGCGGCTATGGCCAGAAGCAAGGGCCAAACGACGAAGCCCGCGAAATTGCCGCCAATCTGCCTGACGTGCCGCAATTGCAAAATCCCGATCGAGTCGCCGCAGCTCGCCAGGCGATTCGCGAACATCAGACCCAAGTATTGTTGCTCGACGATGCATTTCAGCATCGGCGGATTGCGCGCGATCTCGATATCGTGCTGATCGACGCACTCGAACCCTTCGGCTATGGCCGTTTGCTGCCGCGCGGTTTGTTGCGCGAGCCCATTGCGAATCTCGCTCGTGCGCACGTCGTCGCGCTGTCTCGGGCCGATGCGGTCTCTGCGGAACGGCGCGAAGAACTGCGGGCAGTCGTTGCGAAGTATGCGCCGCAAGCGATTTGGCTGGAGCTGGCCCATCAGCCTGTGGCGCTCCTCGATCACGCCGGCCACAGCGAACCACTCGCCAAATGGCAGGGGCAACGGCTCGCAGCCTTCGCCGGCATCGGCAATCCGGCCGGCTTTGAACACACGCTCCGGCAATGCGGTTTGCAAATCGCCGCTTTCCGCGCGCTGGCCGATCATCAGGCCTATTCGCCGGCGATCATCGCGTCTCTGGAAATCTGGCTGCGTGCCGAGAACGCGGCTGCTGCCGTTTGCACGCACAAGGATCTAGTGAAGATTCCTCAAGCCACGCTGGGCAATGTACCGTTGCTTGCGCTGCAGATTGCTCTCGCGGTTACGCGCGGCGAAGATGAGCTGAACTCGCTTCTTACGAAGCTGATTCACCGCGCCGCAAACGGCTGA
- a CDS encoding acyl-CoA dehydrogenase family protein produces the protein MPRIVTPTDPALDQLCAQLRELASELDQPNAWPARQLQLCAAAGVHEWFLPTAVGGQAWSESDLLRGYLKLSAACLTTAFILTQRVGACTRIAASGNQRAIEKLLPPLLSGEIFATVGISHLTTSRQHVQPVLQAHETSSGFELNGYSPWVTGAEHAQAVVLGATFEDGRQILVALPTNLPGVRVPPAPELVSLTASRTGPVQCDQVEVSRDWLLGGPIENVMKQGLGAKTGGLQTSTLAAGLATAALDYVDEQAQQRDVFREPAAAMRKELKELVGDLLALAEGNQPCAAEDARSRANSLALRTTQAALVAAKGAGFVAGHPAGRWCREALFFLVWSCPPAVLNANLCEFAGIQ, from the coding sequence ATGCCCCGCATTGTGACTCCCACCGATCCCGCGCTCGATCAACTGTGCGCGCAGCTGCGCGAACTGGCCAGTGAGCTCGATCAGCCAAACGCTTGGCCCGCGCGGCAACTGCAACTCTGCGCCGCGGCCGGTGTGCACGAGTGGTTCCTGCCGACCGCGGTCGGCGGTCAGGCGTGGAGCGAATCCGATCTGCTGCGCGGTTATTTGAAGTTAAGCGCCGCGTGCCTGACGACCGCGTTCATCCTGACGCAGCGAGTGGGTGCTTGCACGCGGATTGCTGCGAGCGGCAATCAACGAGCGATTGAAAAACTGTTGCCGCCGCTGCTGAGTGGTGAAATCTTCGCCACCGTCGGCATTTCGCATTTAACGACGAGCCGGCAACACGTTCAGCCCGTGCTGCAGGCGCACGAAACGTCGAGTGGGTTTGAATTGAATGGTTACTCGCCTTGGGTAACCGGCGCTGAACATGCGCAGGCGGTTGTCCTTGGCGCCACGTTTGAAGACGGCCGACAGATTCTCGTTGCATTGCCGACGAATTTGCCCGGTGTGCGAGTACCGCCCGCGCCGGAACTCGTTAGTTTGACTGCTAGTCGCACGGGGCCCGTCCAGTGCGATCAGGTCGAAGTCAGCCGCGACTGGCTCCTCGGCGGGCCGATCGAAAACGTGATGAAGCAAGGCCTAGGTGCGAAAACGGGAGGGCTGCAGACGTCGACGCTCGCCGCCGGGCTTGCTACCGCGGCACTCGATTATGTCGACGAGCAAGCGCAGCAGCGCGACGTTTTTCGTGAACCAGCAGCCGCGATGCGGAAAGAATTGAAGGAGCTTGTGGGCGATCTGCTCGCGCTGGCAGAAGGGAATCAACCTTGCGCTGCCGAAGATGCGCGCAGCCGGGCAAACAGTCTCGCGCTGCGCACGACGCAGGCCGCGCTCGTCGCTGCCAAAGGGGCAGGCTTTGTCGCGGGTCATCCGGCCGGTCGCTGGTGTCGCGAAGCCTTGTTCTTTCTCGTCTGGAGTTGTCCACCCGCGGTACTGAATGCCAACCTGTGCGAGTTCGCGGGGATTCAGTAA
- a CDS encoding sensor histidine kinase, with product MSKFALDWRWSIQTKLLLCVGLLLTIVVVLAVSGFQGAYSYRTLVRTMSVRANELPVASELSKGLGDMRVTLSRARSVGQLVLGPGPDEGFDVAMLRHEFRGEYMAVQEALRSYRKQLATDVEGNDRLGDRSKEREILQTLEQKLAQLALAKDDTTWIIDTVRINSIGTAVDEMYDLAGKLPAELHQRMRQFGGSVRDDYRAWIITSWVTLILAIGMLFALLAMFFVWVVAPLQVLLAGSRRIAQQDDFDHRIYLKTHDEFTELASALNDMTARFQEIRHDLDEQVRQRTREVVRSEQMASVGFLAAGVAHEINNPLAAIAMAAESLESRVHDIIEADANKPSDEQNSEVAILSKYLLRIQDEAFRCKGITDQLLDFSRRGPAEKHDTELGELTEGVIDMVRHLGKYKQKHIEFVRKTPIHSRVNGQEIKQVLLNLITNGLDSLDEGGTVRIELGRSGNQAELLVTDNGCGMSPDVLKHLFEPFFTRRRDGQGTGLGLSITYRIVSEHGGAIEPASDGPGKGSRMRVLLPLAIESKSNHERVEQNGFGQKRFAAA from the coding sequence TTGTCCAAATTTGCGCTCGATTGGCGCTGGTCCATCCAAACCAAACTGCTTCTCTGCGTCGGATTGTTGCTGACAATCGTCGTAGTGCTCGCGGTGAGTGGTTTTCAAGGAGCTTATTCGTATCGCACGCTCGTGCGCACGATGAGCGTCCGCGCCAATGAATTGCCGGTCGCCAGCGAGCTCTCGAAGGGCCTGGGCGACATGCGCGTCACGCTCAGCCGAGCCCGCTCCGTCGGCCAGCTTGTGCTAGGACCTGGTCCGGACGAAGGCTTTGACGTGGCCATGCTGCGCCACGAATTCCGCGGCGAATATATGGCCGTGCAAGAAGCGCTGCGCAGTTATCGCAAGCAACTGGCCACCGACGTGGAAGGCAATGATCGCCTCGGCGACCGGAGCAAAGAGCGAGAGATCCTGCAAACGCTCGAGCAAAAGTTGGCTCAGCTCGCTTTGGCCAAAGACGACACTACGTGGATTATCGACACTGTGCGGATCAATTCGATCGGTACCGCAGTCGATGAAATGTACGACCTGGCCGGCAAACTTCCGGCCGAGTTGCATCAGCGGATGCGGCAGTTCGGCGGCAGCGTGCGCGATGATTATCGGGCCTGGATCATCACTTCCTGGGTCACGCTGATCCTCGCCATCGGCATGCTCTTTGCGCTGCTGGCGATGTTTTTTGTGTGGGTGGTCGCGCCGCTGCAAGTATTGCTCGCTGGTTCGCGACGAATCGCCCAGCAAGACGATTTCGATCATCGGATCTATCTGAAGACGCACGATGAGTTCACCGAGCTCGCCAGCGCGCTGAACGATATGACGGCCCGTTTTCAAGAGATTCGCCACGATCTCGATGAACAGGTTCGGCAGCGAACTCGCGAAGTGGTTCGCAGCGAACAGATGGCCAGCGTCGGTTTTCTCGCGGCCGGCGTCGCGCACGAAATCAACAATCCGCTGGCTGCCATCGCGATGGCGGCCGAATCGCTCGAGTCGCGCGTACATGACATCATCGAAGCCGATGCGAACAAGCCGAGCGATGAACAGAACAGCGAAGTCGCCATTCTCAGTAAGTATCTGCTCCGCATTCAGGACGAAGCGTTCCGTTGCAAAGGGATCACCGATCAGCTGCTCGATTTTTCGCGCCGCGGCCCCGCCGAAAAGCACGACACCGAGCTCGGCGAATTGACCGAGGGTGTGATCGACATGGTACGGCACCTGGGCAAATACAAACAGAAACACATCGAGTTCGTTCGCAAAACGCCGATCCATTCGCGCGTGAACGGCCAGGAGATCAAGCAGGTGCTGCTGAATTTGATCACCAACGGCCTCGATAGCCTCGATGAAGGTGGCACTGTGCGCATCGAGCTGGGCCGCAGCGGCAATCAGGCCGAACTGCTGGTCACCGACAACGGCTGTGGCATGTCGCCCGATGTTCTCAAGCATTTATTCGAACCATTTTTTACGCGTCGCCGCGATGGCCAGGGCACGGGCCTTGGTTTGTCGATCACGTATCGAATCGTGAGCGAGCACGGCGGCGCGATCGAACCTGCCAGTGACGGTCCGGGGAAGGGCTCGCGGATGCGAGTGCTCCTCCCATTAGCGATAGAGAGTAAGAGCAACCATGAAAGAGTCGAACAAAACGGATTCGGGCAAAAACGATTCGCGGCCGCATAG
- the cysC gene encoding adenylyl-sulfate kinase — protein sequence MSEAEKKDPTVVVWHPHSVSRAEREKLNGHRGCVVWFTGLSGCGKSTVANEVDRQLHQRGVHSFLLDGDNVRHGLNAAPQMLTAYGEGFSKRFGLTFSPEDRQENIRRIGAVTELFTAAGLITLTAFVSPYRQDRDAVRKLVESRGEHGDFIEVFVDAPLEVCEARDPKGLYKKARAGELPNFTGISDPYEAPLNPDLHLFSAEKTPDVLAAEVVAYLRKSGKF from the coding sequence GTGAGCGAAGCAGAAAAAAAGGATCCGACCGTTGTAGTCTGGCATCCGCACAGTGTCAGCCGAGCCGAGCGTGAGAAGCTCAACGGCCATCGTGGTTGCGTCGTGTGGTTCACTGGATTGTCGGGTTGCGGCAAAAGCACCGTGGCCAACGAAGTCGACCGCCAGTTGCATCAGCGGGGCGTCCACAGCTTTCTGCTCGATGGCGACAACGTCCGGCATGGCTTGAATGCGGCGCCACAAATGCTGACTGCTTACGGCGAGGGATTTTCCAAACGCTTTGGCTTGACGTTTAGCCCTGAAGATCGCCAGGAAAATATTCGCCGCATCGGCGCGGTGACAGAACTTTTCACAGCCGCTGGTTTGATTACGCTCACAGCGTTTGTCAGTCCCTACCGGCAAGATCGCGATGCGGTGCGAAAGCTCGTTGAATCGCGTGGCGAGCATGGCGACTTCATCGAAGTGTTTGTGGATGCTCCGCTGGAAGTTTGCGAAGCTCGCGATCCTAAAGGTTTATACAAGAAAGCCCGCGCTGGCGAGCTGCCGAATTTCACTGGTATCAGCGATCCTTACGAAGCCCCCCTTAACCCCGATTTGCACCTATTTTCCGCCGAGAAAACGCCTGATGTGCTAGCAGCAGAAGTAGTGGCGTATTTGCGAAAAAGTGGGAAGTTTTGA
- a CDS encoding sigma-54-dependent transcriptional regulator, translating to MKESNKTDSGKNDSRPHSRLKILFADDELSLQELMSIELPRMGHEVTVCPDGPTAVAALELNTYDCIIVDLDMPGMSGIQVIGKCKELSPDTDAVVLTGKATFETARDALRYGAFDYLTKPCKLIDLKTLLLRVATKREWVNKCKALKHQLERVQGKTELVGDSPSMARVKKLIEKVAPTSSTVLILGETGTGKELVARAVHQHSLRADAPFVAVNCGALPEALIESELFGHRKGAFTGADEHRTGLFEVAHGGTIFLDEIGELPKSMQAKLLRVLESGEIRRVGDNTAFEVDVRVVCATHRQLPDMVESGDFREDLMYRINTFEVHIPPLRERIDDVPEIAAHLFRRFRPTLKAGDELFTPEAVELLQKNGWPGNVRELANVIEHATILCDHPPISVEHLPQRFNASRKNGGPTPKLRVVSPISLREMENQAILDALDRHQGNKPAAAEELGISLKTLYNKLSATQQEKAA from the coding sequence ATGAAAGAGTCGAACAAAACGGATTCGGGCAAAAACGATTCGCGGCCGCATAGCAGGTTAAAAATCCTGTTCGCGGACGACGAACTGTCGTTGCAAGAATTGATGAGCATCGAGCTGCCTCGCATGGGGCACGAAGTGACGGTCTGCCCCGACGGTCCAACGGCGGTCGCTGCGCTGGAACTGAACACCTACGATTGCATCATCGTCGACCTCGACATGCCGGGTATGAGCGGCATTCAAGTCATCGGCAAATGCAAAGAGCTGTCGCCGGACACCGACGCGGTTGTGCTCACCGGCAAAGCCACGTTTGAAACGGCCCGCGATGCGCTCCGCTACGGCGCGTTCGATTATTTGACCAAGCCGTGCAAACTGATCGACCTGAAGACGCTGCTGCTGCGCGTCGCGACCAAGCGGGAATGGGTCAACAAGTGCAAGGCGCTCAAGCATCAGCTCGAACGCGTGCAAGGGAAGACCGAGCTCGTCGGCGATAGCCCGTCGATGGCCCGCGTGAAAAAGCTGATCGAAAAAGTCGCGCCGACCTCCAGCACCGTGCTGATCCTCGGCGAAACAGGCACCGGCAAGGAACTCGTCGCCCGCGCGGTGCATCAGCACAGTCTGCGGGCTGATGCGCCGTTCGTAGCCGTGAACTGCGGCGCTTTGCCCGAAGCATTGATCGAAAGCGAACTCTTCGGCCATCGCAAAGGCGCATTCACCGGCGCCGATGAGCATCGCACGGGGCTGTTTGAAGTGGCGCACGGCGGGACAATTTTTCTCGACGAAATCGGCGAATTGCCCAAGTCGATGCAAGCCAAGTTGCTGCGTGTTCTCGAAAGCGGCGAAATCCGCCGCGTCGGCGACAACACAGCGTTTGAGGTCGATGTGCGCGTCGTCTGCGCGACGCACCGGCAGTTGCCCGACATGGTGGAGTCCGGCGACTTTCGCGAAGACTTGATGTACCGCATCAACACGTTCGAAGTTCACATCCCACCGCTGCGCGAACGAATCGACGACGTGCCGGAGATTGCCGCGCACCTTTTCCGCCGCTTTCGACCGACGTTGAAGGCCGGCGATGAGTTATTCACGCCCGAAGCGGTCGAACTGCTGCAAAAGAACGGCTGGCCGGGCAATGTCCGCGAGCTAGCCAACGTGATCGAGCACGCGACGATCTTGTGCGATCATCCGCCGATCTCGGTCGAGCATTTGCCGCAGCGGTTCAATGCCTCGCGCAAAAACGGCGGACCAACGCCGAAGCTGCGAGTTGTTTCGCCCATCTCGCTTCGCGAAATGGAAAACCAGGCCATCCTCGATGCGCTTGATCGGCATCAAGGAAACAAGCCGGCGGCCGCAGAAGAGCTCGGCATTAGCTTGAAGACGCTCTACAACAAGCTGAGCGCGACCCAGCAGGAGAAGGCCGCGTAA
- a CDS encoding FKBP-type peptidyl-prolyl cis-trans isomerase N-terminal domain-containing protein: protein MCKRFLLAAFLPMLCVSFAGAQVTPPAVRPPAPAGNAPAAAPPAAGLGTLEQQASYAIGLDFAKRLKSDDAPIDLDAICRGIRAGLSGTKPELTDEQMSAVMQKFITALQAKRAEADKRAMEVAKKEGAAFLAENAKKPGVKQTASGLQYKVLKAGTGATPKATDVVKVHYTGKLLNGETFDSSLKRGLPSEFPANRVIPGWVEALQLMKVGDKWELYIPSDLAYGDDGNERIPPASLLKFEVELLDIVK from the coding sequence ATGTGTAAGCGTTTTTTACTGGCTGCCTTTCTTCCTATGCTTTGCGTTTCGTTCGCCGGAGCCCAGGTAACTCCTCCCGCCGTTCGGCCTCCAGCTCCAGCGGGAAATGCTCCTGCTGCCGCTCCGCCCGCGGCTGGCCTGGGCACACTCGAACAGCAGGCCAGTTATGCGATCGGCCTCGATTTCGCCAAGCGTCTGAAATCGGATGATGCCCCGATCGATCTCGACGCCATCTGCCGTGGCATTCGCGCCGGCTTGTCGGGCACCAAGCCAGAGCTGACCGACGAACAAATGAGCGCCGTGATGCAGAAATTCATCACCGCCCTGCAAGCCAAGCGGGCCGAGGCCGATAAACGCGCGATGGAAGTGGCCAAAAAAGAAGGTGCTGCGTTCCTGGCCGAAAATGCCAAGAAACCCGGCGTAAAGCAAACGGCTTCGGGGCTGCAATACAAAGTACTGAAGGCCGGCACCGGCGCAACGCCCAAGGCGACCGACGTGGTCAAAGTGCATTACACCGGCAAGCTGTTGAATGGTGAGACGTTCGACAGCAGCCTCAAGCGCGGTTTACCGTCAGAGTTCCCGGCGAATCGAGTCATCCCTGGTTGGGTCGAAGCGCTGCAACTGATGAAGGTTGGCGATAAATGGGAGCTCTACATCCCCAGCGACCTGGCCTACGGCGATGACGGCAATGAGCGCATTCCGCCGGCCAGCTTGCTGAAGTTTGAAGTGGAACTGCTGGACATTGTGAAATAG
- a CDS encoding BON domain-containing protein — translation MLTNALGRQPAATEDDLTLARAALSRSSIYVLRRLQLDRDGESIVMRGRVDSYYHKQLAQELVKAAAEGIEVVNALQVVYTPKLDYVVESR, via the coding sequence ATGCTTACGAACGCACTCGGGCGACAGCCTGCCGCCACGGAAGATGACTTAACCTTGGCCCGCGCCGCGCTTTCGCGCAGCAGCATCTATGTACTCCGCCGGTTGCAGCTCGATCGCGATGGCGAGTCGATCGTCATGCGAGGACGCGTCGATTCCTACTATCACAAGCAGCTCGCTCAAGAGTTGGTGAAGGCTGCCGCCGAAGGAATCGAAGTCGTCAACGCGCTGCAGGTCGTCTACACGCCGAAGCTCGACTACGTAGTGGAATCTCGCTAA
- a CDS encoding carboxypeptidase-like regulatory domain-containing protein has product MRYLPLLLLFVFAGCGSSGPVMVACEGTLLLNGKPLEVAKREIGVGQVSLEFIPVENTPNAQPYGAQVDAAGKFSLPGGVTPGKYKVVVRQWDPYPQVDKLQGKFDKEHTPLVRQIDGKSPINIELSKPE; this is encoded by the coding sequence ATGCGCTATCTGCCACTGTTGCTTTTGTTTGTTTTCGCAGGTTGCGGTTCGTCCGGCCCCGTGATGGTTGCCTGCGAGGGAACCTTGCTGCTGAATGGCAAACCGCTGGAAGTCGCCAAGCGTGAAATCGGCGTCGGACAGGTCTCGCTGGAATTCATCCCAGTCGAGAACACTCCAAACGCACAACCCTACGGCGCGCAGGTCGATGCCGCGGGGAAGTTCTCGTTGCCCGGCGGCGTAACACCGGGCAAGTACAAAGTTGTGGTTCGCCAGTGGGACCCGTATCCCCAGGTCGATAAGCTGCAAGGCAAATTCGACAAAGAGCACACGCCCCTCGTGCGCCAGATCGACGGCAAAAGCCCGATCAACATCGAGCTATCGAAGCCCGAATAG